GTTCACACGGCGAACACGGCGGGAAGAAGGGGGAAAGAGTTCGGAGTTCGGAGCGGCATGATGGGTGCGGAATGCAGGTGTCAAACGCCGGATGGGTGGATCTTTTTCTGCGTACTTCTGCGTGTTCTGCGGATGATTTAATCTTCTCGCCGTGTAAGCTTGACCCTCGGGGGAGATCGGACCCGGTTCTACGACGCCTTTGCACTCCGAGCGCCAAACCCCGAGCTCCGAACTCTTCCTCTTTTCGCCGTGGTCGCCGTGACCCGCCGTGTGAACCTCTTTCGCTGTGACCGCCGAACCCGCTGCGGCCGCCGTGTGACCTTAATCTGTGTCAATCTGTGTAATCTGTGGATGCTTTCTCTTTTCTGCGTACTTCTGCGTGTTCTGCGGATGATTTAATCCTCTCGCCGTGGGCGCCGTGCCCGCCGTGTGACGGTGGGCCGTTGACGTCCGCGGCGGACCGGTTGATGATCGCCGTTGCCGTTTATGCCAATGGTGAGAGTCCGAGTGCCCGCTTCCACGTCGAACCTGGGTCCAGGCTTTGATTGCCTGGGGCTTGCGCTGGAACTTTACAATGAGGTAAGCGTCGAGCCCGCGGCGGAAACGCTGGCCTCGCCCTTTATGGAGGCGGCGGCCCAGGCCTTTTTCGCCGCGAGCGGCGCGATGCCGTTTCCGTTTCGGGTCGAAGTTCGAGGCGACGTACCTTCGGCGCGCGGTCTGGGCAGCAGCGTGACGGTGCGTCTGGGGGTATTGATGGCGTTGAATCGCCTTTGCGGCGAAACGCTGGACCAGCAGCGCCTCTTTGAGCTTGGCGCCCGGCTCGAGGGCCACCCGGACAACGCGGCGGCGGCGTGCTTCGGCGGATTCACGGTGGTACAGAAGCGCGGGGGCCACCTCAGCCAGGTGCTCCGGTATGACGTCGATCCCGCACTGAAAGTGGTCTTGTGCGTGCCGGATTTTGAAATCCAGACGGCCGAAGCCCGCAAGGTTCTGCCTTCGACCTACCGGCGCGAAGAGGTGATCGACAACCTGGCGGGCATCGCCGCCGTGGTGGCGGCGTTTGTCTCGCGCAACTACCGGATCCTGCGTGGAGCTTTTACAGATCAGCTGCATCAGCCATACCGCCAGACGCTCATTCCTTTTCTGCCGGAGGTGATTGCCGCCGGGGTCAAGGCGGGTGCGCTCGGCGGGTTCCTGAGCGGTTCCGGTTCGACCATTGCGTGCCTGACGCTGACCCGCGAACGGGAGGTCGCCGAGGCCATGCTGGCCGCAACACCGGGCCGTGCGGCTTTTACCTGTACCGTGGGCGTCGATAACGCCGGCGCGAAGTTAACCAATGGTTAGATGAGGCGCTGGCTGGACGAATTAGAGCAATACGCCATCGACGTCATCCTGGAGCGGCGTCATGGGGTGCGCGCGTCTTTACTCCGGGCAACGCTGCATGCGTTATCCTTCCTGTACCTGACGATCGTGCAGTTGCGGCTGTTCCTGTACCGCAAACGGATCCTGCGTGAACGCCAACTCGGGTGCCTGGTCATCAGCATCGGCAACCTCACCGTGGGCGGAACAGGAAAAACGCCGGTCGTTGAGAAGTTCGCCCGAGCCCTGCAGAAGGGAGGGCGCCGCGTTGCCATCCTGAGTCGCGGCTACAAAAGCGTGGACAACCGCAAGAAGCGGAAGTGGTGGCACAAGCTGCTTCGCAAGGGTACCGACCAACCGCCCCGGATGGTTTCTGATGGCGAGAAAGTGCTGCTCGACGCGACCAGTTCCGGTGACGAACCGTACATGCTGGCGACCAACCTGGCCGGCGTGGCCGTCGTGGTGGATAAAGACCGGGTGAAGGCGGGGCTCCACGCCATCAGGGCGCTCGACGTCGACACGCTTCTTCTCGATGACGGTCTGCAGTACCTGGACCTGAAGCATCGTCTCGATATCGTGCTGATCGACCGGCAGGCGCCTTTCGGCAACGAGTTCCTGCTGCCGCGTGGAACCTTACGTGAGCCGCCACAAAACCTTCGCCGTGCGAGTTATATCTTCATTACCAAGTGCGACGGCCGCTCTAATGCCGACCTGATCCAGCGGATACGCCGGTACAATCGCACCGCTGAAATCATCGAGTGTACCCACCAACCGCTCTACCTCCGGCACGTCTACAAGGATGAACGCCTGCCGCTGGATTACCTTAGAGGCTTGTACATCGGGGCTTTATCCGGCATTGCGGCGCCCGAGAGCTTTGAGAACGGTTTGCGCAGCCTGGGCGCCAACATCGAACTGTCCCGACACTTTGCCGACCACCACCGGTACACGGAAAAGGAACTTGGCGCCTTTTTTCAGCGGTGCGTGCGCCGCGACGTAAACGCAGTCATCACCACCGAGAAAGATGCCGTCCGGTTTCCGATGATCGAGCCCGTTCCCCTACCGGTTTATTACCTGCGCGTGGAGATCGAAATCCTCGGCGGACACGAGACCTGGGAACAGTGCGTGCAACGGATCTGCCAGCCATTCGGTACGGGCCATGCAGGGCTTGCCCCCTGGGCGGGTCGCGTCCCCGAACGGGAAGGCATCGTCACCGAATGATCAATTCCCGCCAAAATCGTTGAGCATTAAACGAGCGAGGGTAGCCGTTGTCTGACCTAAATACCTTTCATGTCTACACGGCCCAGCAAATTACGAATCGGCGTGATAGGCGCCGGCAACATCGTCAAGTCCCGGCACCTGCCCGCGCTCAAACAGATCCCGGACGTATCGGTGGTGGCGGTCTGCAACTCAACCTACGAGAGCGCGGAGGCGTTCTGCCGGGAGTTCGCGCCCGAGGCCGTCCCTTACGGCAACTGGGCCGAACTTCTGGCCGATTCGGATGCGGACGTTGTGTGGATCGGGACGCCGCCCTACCTTCATGCCACGATCGCGATCTCAGCGCTTGAGGCCGGCAAGCACGTGTTCTGCCAGGCGCGGATGGCGATGAACCTGAGTGAAGCTGAAGAGATGTACGTGGCCGCCCAACGCCACCCGCACCTGGTGACCATGGTGTGCCCTCCCCGGCGCGGGCTGCGGGGGTCGCTTTTCATGCAGAAACTGCTCGCCGAGGAGTACCCGGGACGCACGCACCATCTTCGGTTGCAAAGCCTCGCGGACACTTTCATCGACCCGGATGCGCCTCCCCATTGGCGGCAGCGTGACGAGTTGTCCGGCCTCAACGTGCTGACCCTGGGCATTTACGCCGAGGTCGTCCAACGCTGGTTCGGTCCCATCACCCGGGTCTTTGCGCATGCCAAGACGATCAACCCGATTCGTCAGGGCTATGAAATCCGGGTCCCGGACATGGTCACGGTACTTTGCCGTTTTTCCAACGGAATGGAGGGGGTGATGGAATTCAGCGGGATCGCTCCTTTTGCCGGTCCTGACCGCCTGGAGGTGTACGGCCACGAAGGCATGCTGGCTTATGATTTCGCTCACGACGAAATCTACGGGGGCCGCCTCGGTGACGGCTCCGCCAAGCGGATTCCGATCCCACCGGAACTCGAGCGGTCCTGGAGCGTTGAAGAAAATTTCATCGCGGCCGTGAGGGCGCCCGGTCACATCCTCCCTCAGCCCGGCTTCGGCGAGGGCGTTCAATACATGCAGGTGGTGCAGGCCGTCGCCGACTCGATCGAGCAAGGCAGAGAAATCGAGATCAGGTAGCTGGCCTGACCGCGACCGGCACCATGACGGCGTCGCGCATCCCGTGCACGATCTTTTTGTCTGCGGGAACAACCGTCGCCAGAATGCCGCCGAGGCGGATATCGTCCTCCGACGCCACAAAGTAATAAGGACAGAGCCGAACCCGGCCCCGGAAGGTGCTGAAAGTCCCGGTGGCAGCCTGATACATCGATTGCTCAAAAAGCCGTCCCCGGTGAAACCGTTGCAGGATGAACGGCTGAATCGGAAAGGATGCCTTGGCTTCATCGATCAGCCGGGCCCATTCGGCCTGGGGCAAATCAGTCCCTACGTAAACGCCGCGGCTTCCCCAGGCGCGTTCGGAAAAGCCGCTGACTTTCAGCACGAAGTCGCGCTGCTTGTGGCTGAAATGCTTTAACTCGTCCCATTGCTGAATGCATAACCAGGGAATCACCGCGTGGTGCGGAATCGGCGCCGGGTCCACCACCCAGGTTTTGGGGATCATGGACTGCAGCTTGCGAAAATGCCGCTCACTCAGTTCCCGGATCCAGAACTCCTGTAGCGGGTGCGACCAGAAGAGCGCGAACCAGAGTTTCTCCTCCAGGTAAGGTTTAAGCGGCGGCGTGATCTGCAGGCTTCCCGCGCGCGCCGCGTCCAAAAGGGTCGTCGTGGACGGCAGGTTCGGTAAATCGAACAGTTCGAAAAACCGGTATACCGGCGTCCCTGAACGAAAATCCCACGTCTCCGCCGCCTGCACGTCCCAATGGGGACCAAACCGGGCATTCAGCTCCCGCTGCAGCCACCGCATTTCGGGCCGGTAAGTGGCTGCCTCTTCCGAGACGACGACGGTTCCCCCATGCGGCAGGATCGAATGGAAGCCCTCCACCATGCCGTCGCGGCCGCCGACGACGTCAAAGCCAAGGTCGGCGTACACCTGGTTAAGCCAGCCGGTCAGCCCGATACCTCCCGGTACCGAATCCAGCTCCGAAATAATCACCCCTTCCTGGGTCAGGATGATGTCCGGCCGGATAACGCGCGGCAGATCCCCCCGTGCGGTCGTCCACAAATCGCGCAAAACCTCCGGCTTGCCCGCATCCAGGTACTCGGCGATCCAGGCCGGCTTTTTTCCCCGGCGGGACTGCTGGTACAGGAGATTGGCCGCGCGGACGAATTTGAAAAGCCAATGCCCCAGCCGTTCAAGGTAATCGGCCAAAGCGGGCTCGATAAAAAAAGGGTCCGGCCCGATGTTCCATTCCTTGTCGGCAAAGAGGCCCTCTTTAGGAAACCTTTGCTGAATCGCCGTGACTCGCTCCTGGGCGGTATTCATTGCTTCTGTTTATCTTCGATTCGGGATGCGCCGGCCGGCTGTCAGGACAAGATCTTAAGCGCCTGCCGGATAAGCGTTTCGGTGTCCGCGTCCGCAGCGGCGGCCTGCGCCTGGCGCAACGCCTTTTGCACTTCCACCTGTTTAAAGCCTAACGAGAGCAGGGCCATGAGCGCGTCATCCACTCGCTGGTCGGTTTTTCCTTCCGCAGCGGCCTCCCAGGCGGCAGCGACGCCGACCTTATCCTTCAGCTCCAGCACGATGCGTTCGGCCGTCTTTTTGCCGACACCCTTGACCCGGGCCAGGAGGTTCACCTCGCCCCGGGCGACCGCGCTTTTGAAACTGCTGACCGACATGCCGCTCAACACGGCCAGTGCCATCTTGGGCCCGACGCCACTCACGTGCTGGAGCAACAGCAGAAACAAATCGCGCTCCTGAGCCGTCAGAAAGCCATACAACTGGTGCGCATCCTCCCTGACGACCAGGTGCGTCAGGAGACGCACCCGGTGATTCACCGGCGGAAGCTGGTTGAAACTTGAGAGTGGAACCTGCACCGAATACCCTAGGCCATTAACGGAAATCACAACCCGAGTAGGCAGAGCTTCAACGAGATCGCCCTCGACAAACGCTATCATGTCCGGCATTAGAAGTAACTTGGCTCCGCGAAACTGCAAACCGGGACCATTCTACCGCCGGCGTTTTCTCCTGAGCCTCCTGGTCGCGGGCAGCTTTTTTTGGGCGCCCGAAGCGCTGTGGGCTGACCTTATAGCCATCATTCAACCCGCCTTTTACCACCAGCCAGGCCAGCAGCCCATTCGCGGCTCGACCAGGACGGTGGTGGCCTATTACGACCTCGACCCGGACAAGGGACTCACGCCCTGCCCTGCCACCGACGAAGCAGGCGCACAAGCCCGGGCCGCCGCGGCGCAGGAGGCGGCTCGACGGCTGGCCGCAACCCTCCGGCCGGAAGTGGTCCGGGACGCCAAAGGGGTGCTCAGCGCGCTCGAGTTCCACAGCCCCAACGCGGCCCTGAGCTCCGTCCTGCTCCTGCCGGAAACCTGGAACCGTTACTCCCAGGCGCTCGGCCCGGATTGCCTGGCAGCCGTTCCGAACCGTGAAACCTTGCTGCTCTTTCCCCGGCTCGGGGGCAACCTGCGCAGTTTCTCGGTAGAAGTACTTGGCCGTTACCGGAATCATCCGTACCCGGGCTCGACCGAGGTGCTCGAGTGCAGCAACGGCGTTTTAAGGGCAGTGCACGATTTTGCGGCTGATTTCGTCGATTGAGACCTGCTTTATAAAAATATCATAGTTGCAGATCAATTTTGCAAGAATATGCGCGTTTGGACGGCGGAAGACGGCACAAGATCCTTCCAAATTCTTCAAAAAATCAGTTTTAATGCTCGTCGGCGCAACAGGGACGTCATACAAAGAGGTTTTATACCCGTATTTTGACGTATCGCCTCAACCCTGAATCTGCCTGTCGCACGCCCTCACCGACCTTTCACATGAGGATCTTTGACCGTATCCTGGTTTTTGCTGCCGCTTCCCTGCTGAGCTTCCCGGCGGTCGGCCACACGCAAAACCTGGCCGTCAGTTTACCCGGGAGCGCAACGCTGTTCCGTCCGCAAACTGATGTCCTCCAGGAGGGCAATTTTACGAGTTTGCCTTTTCGGGCGTCAATTTACGGCAATGTCGGCTACGA
This Verrucomicrobiota bacterium DNA region includes the following protein-coding sequences:
- the thrB gene encoding homoserine kinase; this encodes MVRVRVPASTSNLGPGFDCLGLALELYNEVSVEPAAETLASPFMEAAAQAFFAASGAMPFPFRVEVRGDVPSARGLGSSVTVRLGVLMALNRLCGETLDQQRLFELGARLEGHPDNAAAACFGGFTVVQKRGGHLSQVLRYDVDPALKVVLCVPDFEIQTAEARKVLPSTYRREEVIDNLAGIAAVVAAFVSRNYRILRGAFTDQLHQPYRQTLIPFLPEVIAAGVKAGALGGFLSGSGSTIACLTLTREREVAEAMLAATPGRAAFTCTVGVDNAGAKLTNG
- the lpxK gene encoding tetraacyldisaccharide 4'-kinase; the encoded protein is MRRWLDELEQYAIDVILERRHGVRASLLRATLHALSFLYLTIVQLRLFLYRKRILRERQLGCLVISIGNLTVGGTGKTPVVEKFARALQKGGRRVAILSRGYKSVDNRKKRKWWHKLLRKGTDQPPRMVSDGEKVLLDATSSGDEPYMLATNLAGVAVVVDKDRVKAGLHAIRALDVDTLLLDDGLQYLDLKHRLDIVLIDRQAPFGNEFLLPRGTLREPPQNLRRASYIFITKCDGRSNADLIQRIRRYNRTAEIIECTHQPLYLRHVYKDERLPLDYLRGLYIGALSGIAAPESFENGLRSLGANIELSRHFADHHRYTEKELGAFFQRCVRRDVNAVITTEKDAVRFPMIEPVPLPVYYLRVEIEILGGHETWEQCVQRICQPFGTGHAGLAPWAGRVPEREGIVTE
- a CDS encoding Gfo/Idh/MocA family oxidoreductase, which encodes MSTRPSKLRIGVIGAGNIVKSRHLPALKQIPDVSVVAVCNSTYESAEAFCREFAPEAVPYGNWAELLADSDADVVWIGTPPYLHATIAISALEAGKHVFCQARMAMNLSEAEEMYVAAQRHPHLVTMVCPPRRGLRGSLFMQKLLAEEYPGRTHHLRLQSLADTFIDPDAPPHWRQRDELSGLNVLTLGIYAEVVQRWFGPITRVFAHAKTINPIRQGYEIRVPDMVTVLCRFSNGMEGVMEFSGIAPFAGPDRLEVYGHEGMLAYDFAHDEIYGGRLGDGSAKRIPIPPELERSWSVEENFIAAVRAPGHILPQPGFGEGVQYMQVVQAVADSIEQGREIEIR
- the ruvA gene encoding Holliday junction branch migration protein RuvA — translated: MIAFVEGDLVEALPTRVVISVNGLGYSVQVPLSSFNQLPPVNHRVRLLTHLVVREDAHQLYGFLTAQERDLFLLLLQHVSGVGPKMALAVLSGMSVSSFKSAVARGEVNLLARVKGVGKKTAERIVLELKDKVGVAAAWEAAAEGKTDQRVDDALMALLSLGFKQVEVQKALRQAQAAAADADTETLIRQALKILS